One window from the genome of Leptospira johnsonii encodes:
- the ilvB gene encoding biosynthetic-type acetolactate synthase large subunit, with protein sequence METITEKNKAWLREDKVPQNGAELIVAYLKRRRIQNVYGIPGGANLPLYDALHNSGIRHILARHEQGGGFMAQGEARVTKKPAVCLASSGPGVTNLITAVADAKSDSIPLVAITGQVPLSLIGTDAFQEIDTYGLSLPITKKTYLVRSVSELIRVLPEAFQIAEGPRPGPVWIDVPKDIQASPISLSMSQIESIWSSGEEKNPPKIFISEADRLRFYSLLENSKKPVLYIGGGVRGSGAEDLILQLAEAQDIPVVCTLMGLDSFSQTHELSLGMLGMHGAPYTNRLLSESDLLLAFGVRFDDRATGKLETFCPKAKVIHVDIDYKEIGKLRRPDFGFCSDLRYFLENMGEFPIHKRGEWREQIRSYKELYPLSSVSAPKGFSPQDIILSVAKFLGPNARISTDVGQHQMWVAQYYPFQKSGTFLTSGGLGTMGFGLPAAIGASLADPNSKIVCFSGDGSILMNIQELDTLSELQSDLKIIIFDNRNLGLVRQQQNLFYGSRYNGSSYPSHSKFSKIANAFGIPSLDLGESGKNSEDLENFLKEKGPGLIVVPIDPDLQVLPMVPPGKSNLEMLLG encoded by the coding sequence ATGGAAACGATTACAGAAAAAAACAAGGCCTGGCTTAGAGAAGATAAGGTTCCTCAAAACGGGGCCGAACTGATCGTAGCTTATTTAAAAAGAAGAAGGATCCAAAACGTATATGGGATCCCTGGCGGCGCCAATCTGCCGTTATACGATGCGCTTCATAATAGTGGAATACGTCATATTCTCGCAAGACATGAACAGGGTGGAGGATTTATGGCTCAGGGGGAAGCCAGAGTCACTAAAAAACCCGCAGTTTGTCTCGCTTCCTCCGGTCCAGGAGTTACAAATTTAATCACTGCAGTAGCGGATGCAAAATCGGATTCTATTCCGTTAGTTGCTATTACTGGTCAAGTGCCTCTATCACTTATTGGAACGGATGCTTTCCAAGAAATAGATACTTACGGGCTTTCCTTACCCATTACTAAAAAAACGTATTTGGTTCGTTCCGTATCCGAACTCATTCGTGTCTTGCCGGAAGCTTTCCAAATTGCAGAAGGACCCAGACCAGGCCCAGTTTGGATAGATGTGCCCAAAGATATACAAGCTTCTCCTATTTCGCTTTCCATGTCCCAGATAGAATCTATCTGGAGTTCCGGAGAAGAAAAAAATCCACCTAAGATTTTTATCTCGGAAGCGGATAGGCTTAGATTTTATTCTTTATTAGAAAATTCTAAAAAACCTGTTTTGTATATAGGTGGAGGAGTGAGAGGTTCAGGCGCGGAAGATCTAATCCTCCAATTAGCAGAGGCTCAGGATATACCGGTAGTTTGTACTTTGATGGGTTTGGATTCTTTTTCCCAAACACACGAGTTATCTTTGGGAATGCTCGGAATGCACGGAGCTCCTTATACAAATCGTTTATTGTCCGAGTCTGATCTTCTTCTGGCATTCGGAGTTCGTTTTGACGATAGGGCCACTGGAAAATTGGAGACATTCTGTCCGAAAGCAAAAGTGATCCATGTGGATATCGATTATAAGGAAATCGGAAAATTAAGAAGACCTGATTTCGGATTCTGTTCTGATCTAAGATACTTTTTGGAAAATATGGGAGAGTTCCCTATTCATAAAAGAGGAGAATGGAGAGAGCAGATCCGTTCTTATAAAGAACTATATCCTTTAAGTTCAGTTTCCGCTCCTAAAGGTTTTTCTCCTCAGGATATCATTTTGTCCGTTGCAAAATTTTTAGGACCGAATGCAAGGATTAGCACAGATGTTGGCCAGCACCAGATGTGGGTGGCTCAATATTATCCATTCCAAAAAAGTGGGACCTTTTTGACTTCAGGGGGACTTGGCACTATGGGATTTGGTTTGCCTGCAGCAATCGGGGCTTCTCTTGCGGATCCAAATTCAAAGATCGTTTGTTTTTCCGGAGATGGATCTATTTTGATGAATATCCAGGAATTGGACACTTTAAGTGAACTACAATCAGATCTTAAAATTATAATATTCGATAATCGGAATCTGGGATTGGTCCGTCAGCAACAGAATCTGTTTTATGGAAGCAGGTACAATGGAAGTTCTTATCCTTCTCATTCTAAATTTTCTAAAATTGCAAACGCTTTCGGAATTCCTAGCTTAGATCTGGGAGAATCTGGAAAAAATTCAGAAGATCTGGAGAATTTCCTAAAAGAGAAGGGACCTGGACTCATTGTTGTTCCGATCGATCCGGATCTCCAAGTTCTTCCTATGGTTCCTCCCGGAAAAAGTAATTTGGAGATGCTCTTAGGTTGA
- a CDS encoding SGNH/GDSL hydrolase family protein gives MQKWTGLGRKLKKILNLALLLLLVFQFNNCDKAPSSDPEKLISYLAKPSLALYGDSIVASWPVEEQLSDFNVVKFAFPGIDTSEILSSVQNDKNRYNACLYEGGINDFLGNYSPTQSQVDATINRQIQSIQILLTRCEHVVALNLWNIEFPWPTLAVAMITAEMKERINFVPRIDTELLIQEDMLTDGNHPNKNGYYILSKAVQAQLEPLFPILYLYE, from the coding sequence ATGCAGAAATGGACGGGTTTAGGAAGAAAGTTAAAAAAAATCTTAAACCTAGCCCTACTTCTGCTCCTTGTATTCCAATTCAACAATTGTGATAAAGCCCCTTCTTCCGATCCTGAAAAATTAATATCTTATTTGGCAAAACCTTCTCTTGCACTGTACGGGGACAGCATTGTAGCTTCCTGGCCTGTAGAAGAACAACTTTCCGACTTTAACGTAGTCAAGTTCGCTTTTCCGGGCATAGACACTAGCGAAATTCTCTCTTCGGTACAGAATGATAAAAATCGCTATAATGCCTGCCTGTATGAAGGAGGGATTAACGATTTTTTAGGGAATTATTCACCCACCCAAAGCCAAGTAGATGCAACTATAAACAGACAGATCCAAAGTATACAGATTCTTTTAACAAGATGTGAGCATGTAGTTGCATTAAATCTTTGGAATATTGAATTTCCTTGGCCTACACTCGCGGTCGCAATGATCACTGCGGAAATGAAAGAAAGAATTAATTTTGTTCCAAGAATAGATACGGAACTATTGATCCAAGAAGATATGCTGACCGATGGGAATCATCCCAACAAAAACGGATATTATATTCTGTCCAAAGCTGTACAAGCGCAGTTAGAACCGCTCTTCCCGATCTTGTATCTATACGAATAA
- a CDS encoding acyl-CoA thioesterase: MQISKSFFYEIPVLWSQCDPNGHLNVGNFQVFLHEGRMVALEEAGLSFSQMKSENIGPMILRGETDYKAEIRYPDTAIIESQFGEISGSRCKVFQKLIRKSDGKVSCESISHCIMFDFGKKRPWKYTDKFLEGLGLLELSK; the protein is encoded by the coding sequence ATGCAAATCTCTAAATCATTCTTTTATGAAATCCCGGTCCTCTGGAGCCAATGCGATCCAAATGGTCATTTGAATGTAGGAAACTTTCAAGTATTCCTTCATGAAGGAAGAATGGTTGCCCTAGAAGAAGCGGGCCTTTCCTTCTCTCAAATGAAATCCGAGAATATAGGCCCGATGATCCTAAGAGGAGAAACAGATTATAAGGCAGAAATTCGTTATCCGGATACTGCTATAATAGAATCTCAGTTTGGAGAGATCTCAGGCTCGAGATGCAAGGTATTTCAAAAATTGATCCGAAAATCCGACGGTAAAGTTTCCTGCGAATCTATCTCTCATTGTATCATGTTTGATTTCGGTAAGAAAAGACCTTGGAAGTATACGGACAAATTCCTGGAAGGATTAGGACTTTTGGAACTTTCGAAATAA
- a CDS encoding DUF3995 domain-containing protein, with amino-acid sequence MEKILGLITGSVLFFLSALHVFWAFGGKLESVTVIPETNGKPTFVPGIGLTLLVALALFGFGAVALWSSGNIFYPNKTSSIFSLLIALIFLGRAIGDFRLVGYFKKIKNTKFAKYDYLLYSPVCILLGSSYLYLGWRSF; translated from the coding sequence ATGGAAAAGATCTTAGGCTTAATCACAGGTTCCGTTCTATTCTTCTTATCTGCATTACATGTCTTTTGGGCATTCGGTGGCAAATTAGAATCGGTCACTGTCATTCCGGAAACTAATGGAAAACCCACATTTGTTCCAGGCATAGGACTAACCTTACTTGTAGCACTCGCGCTTTTTGGATTCGGTGCCGTGGCTCTTTGGTCCTCCGGAAATATCTTTTATCCAAACAAAACAAGCTCTATCTTCTCCCTGTTGATCGCTCTCATCTTTTTAGGAAGAGCGATCGGAGATTTTCGACTAGTAGGCTACTTTAAAAAAATCAAAAACACCAAATTTGCAAAATACGATTATTTACTTTATTCGCCTGTTTGTATCCTTTTGGGATCATCTTATTTATATTTAGGCTGGAGAAGTTTTTAA
- the tpx gene encoding thiol peroxidase, with amino-acid sequence MTSVTLKGNPVQLEGKLLEVGAKAPDFNGTAKDLSTKSLKDYNGKVKILVSVPSLDTSVCAMETKKFHERATKLDGIVTLVVSGDLPFAMNRFCTMEGLDSPNLITLSQFRDFSFSKAYGTHIADGGLKGLSARAVFVVDKNDTVQYVELVPEIASEPNYEAAIGAAKKLV; translated from the coding sequence ATGACAAGCGTCACTCTTAAAGGTAACCCAGTTCAACTCGAAGGAAAATTATTAGAAGTAGGAGCAAAGGCTCCCGATTTTAACGGAACGGCAAAAGACTTAAGTACCAAGTCACTCAAAGATTATAATGGAAAAGTGAAAATCTTAGTTTCAGTCCCAAGCTTAGATACATCTGTATGCGCCATGGAAACTAAAAAGTTCCACGAAAGAGCGACAAAGCTGGACGGGATCGTAACTCTAGTTGTCTCCGGAGATCTTCCTTTTGCAATGAATCGTTTTTGCACTATGGAAGGATTGGATTCTCCGAATCTGATCACACTTTCTCAATTCAGGGATTTCTCTTTTTCTAAAGCTTACGGGACTCATATCGCGGATGGAGGTTTGAAGGGACTTTCTGCAAGAGCGGTGTTCGTTGTCGATAAGAATGATACGGTCCAGTACGTGGAATTAGTTCCTGAGATCGCAAGCGAGCCGAATTACGAAGCAGCGATCGGAGCCGCAAAAAAATTAGTTTAA